AATTCGTACCGCAATTATCAACGCTTCACCTGTTCCCATTGGCACAGTTCCAGTTTACCAAGCTTTAGAAAGCGTTCACGGCACAATTGAAAATCTCACCGCTGACGACTTTCTCCACATCATCGAAAAACACGCCCAGCAAGGGGTAGACTATCAAACTATCCACGCGGGAATTTTGATTGAACATTTACCTTTAGTCAGAAACCGCATTACAGGTATTGTCTCTCGCGGTGGCGGAATTTTGGCGCGGTGGATGTTGCATCACCACAAACAAAACCCCCTGTATACCCATTTCAACGACATCATTGAGATTTTCAAAAGATATGATGTTTCTTTCAGTTTAGGCGACTCCCTGCGCCCAGGATGTACCCATGATGCGTCCGATGAAGCCCAGTTAGCAGAACTGAAAACCCTGGGAAATCTCACCCGCAAGGCTTGGGAACATGATGTACAGGTGATGGTGGAAGGTCCCGGCCACGTTCCCATGGATCAAATTGAGTTCAATGTCCGCAAGCAAATGGAAGAGTGTTCGGAAGCACCTTTCTATGTTCTCGGTCCTTTAGTGACAGATATTGCTCCTGGTTACGACCATATTACCTCAGCGATTGGGGCAGCTATGGCGGGATGGTATGGGACGGCGATGTTGTGTTATGTGACTCCTAAAGAACATTTAGGTTTACCTAATGCTGAAGACGTGCGTAATGGCTTAATTGCTTATAAAATTGCGGCTCATGCGGCGGATATTGCTAGACATCGCCCTGGTGCTAGAGATAGAGATGATGAACTGTCTGCGGCTCGCTATAATTTCGATTGGAATCGTCAATTTGAGTTATCTTTAGACCCAGAAAGAGCGAAGGAATATCACGACGAAACTTTACCAGCAGATATCTATAAAACGGCTGAGTTTTGTTCAATGTGTGGTCCTAAGTTCTGTCCAATGCAGACTAAGGTTGATGCTGATGCTTTGACTGAGTTGGAGAAGTTTTTGGCGAAAGAACCTGTAGCGCAAGGTTAAATACTGAACCATAAGATCCCCGACTTCTTGGAGAAGTCGGGGGTTTTAAATATTTATTGTATGTAACAATTTTTTATTTGCCAAAAAATACTGAGATTGTGTATATTTAATGTAATTAAACCTAATGTAAAAATGTGAGTTTATAAAGTTATGCAACTGATCAAATATACGATAGCGATCGCAATTTCTTCTCTGCCTATATTCACAACACCTGTATTAGCTCAAACTAAACAAGAAAAGTGGGTAGATTTTGGTCAAACTAATAACGGTGAAATTATAAAATTAAATGAGAGTAGTGT
This genomic interval from Anabaena sphaerica FACHB-251 contains the following:
- the thiC gene encoding phosphomethylpyrimidine synthase, with translation MRTEWVAKRRGQANVSQMHYARQGVITEEMQYVATRENLPAELIRAEVARGRMIIPANINHTNLEPMAIGIASKCKVNANIGASPNSSNLQEEVDKLNLAVKYGADTVMDLSTGGGNLDEIRTAIINASPVPIGTVPVYQALESVHGTIENLTADDFLHIIEKHAQQGVDYQTIHAGILIEHLPLVRNRITGIVSRGGGILARWMLHHHKQNPLYTHFNDIIEIFKRYDVSFSLGDSLRPGCTHDASDEAQLAELKTLGNLTRKAWEHDVQVMVEGPGHVPMDQIEFNVRKQMEECSEAPFYVLGPLVTDIAPGYDHITSAIGAAMAGWYGTAMLCYVTPKEHLGLPNAEDVRNGLIAYKIAAHAADIARHRPGARDRDDELSAARYNFDWNRQFELSLDPERAKEYHDETLPADIYKTAEFCSMCGPKFCPMQTKVDADALTELEKFLAKEPVAQG